The Mangrovibacterium diazotrophicum DNA window AAATTCTATGACCATGAAAAAAATTATCGGATTGGCGGTCGTTCTGATTTGGGCTTTAAGTACGCAAGCCCAGGGCGAGAAAATAGGCCTGCGTGTAGGTTACCAAAACACCATGATGAAAGTGGATGGCAGCAAAATAGGGGACACAGGGAGCTCTTTCTTCCTGAATGTGTACAAAGACGCGCGAATAATTCCTTTCCTTTTCGTTCATTCGGGCTTGCAGTACTCGCAGGCGAAGGCTGACATCAGCGGAGACAATTACACCATTAACTATTTGGGAGCACCTGTTGGATTGAAGGCCAAACTTGGCCCTGTTTACGGATTGGCTGGAGCAACATTCAATGTCAAGCTCAGCGAAAAAAATTCTCCAACGGGCGACGATGCAAAGTGGTACGACACGAACACCTTTGTCGGCTTGGGCTTCAATATTCTAATGCTGAATATAGAGGGACGCTACTCGTGGGGATTGACCGACATCAACAGCGGCATCCACAACGATGCCTTCCAAATTGGCCTGGGAATAAGATTCTAAGCAACCAAGACACGAAATAGAAAAGGCGCCCGATTTTAAGCGAGCGCCTTTTTGTATTTTCTAATGGGAAAGCGGCAAAAAACAAAAAACCACCAGTTTTAAGCTGATGGTTTAGGATAATTACAATTCAATATTTTTAGCAATTGTAGCTGCTATTTCGGCAAACTGTTCCGGAGTAAATTTCTTTTTATCCGAAAAGTTCAGCAAATCGGCTTCGGTTTGCATGGGCACCAGGTGAACATGTGCGTGGGGCACTTCCAAACCCAAAACCATTACGCCAACTTTAGCGCAAGGAACAGCTTGTTTCAAGCCCTTTGCTACTTTCTTGGCGAACAGCTGCAAACCAATGTAAGTTTCGTCATCCAAATCAAACAGGTAGTCAACTTCTTTCTTCGGAATGCACAACACATGTCCTTTGGCTACCGGGAAAATATCCAGGAATGCCAGGTAGTTGTCATCCTCAGCCACCTTGTAGGCGGGGATTTCTCCTTGAACGATTCGGGTAAACAAACTTGCCATAATCTCTTACAGTGAAATGTCAATAATTTCAAATGCAACCACTCCCGACGGAACTTTAATGTCCACCACATCGCCAACTTTTTTACCGATCAGGCCTTTGGCAATAGGAGTTTCAATCGAGATTTTTCCCGATTTCAGATCTGCTTCGTGTTCCGAAACAATGGTGTAAACCATCGTCGCGTTGTTCTTTTTGTTCTTGATAGTTACCTTATTCAGGATTTGAACCTGGTCGGTATCAATCTTTGATTCATCAATAATACGGGCGTTGGCAATTTTATCGCGTAAAACAGCGATTTTTGCTTCCAACATTCCCTGCGCATCTTTTGCGGCGTCGTATTCTGCATTTTCGGAGATATCACCTTTTTCAATGGCTTCTCCAATTTGCTTTGAAATTGCAGGACGCTCAACATTCATCAAGTGTTCGAGCTCTCCTTTCAGCTTGTTCAAACCATCTTGAGTGATATAGGTCGCCTTTCCCATTTCTTAAACTTTTATTTTTAATGTTATGACTTCATATAAACAAAAAAGAATTCCGGCGAGCGGAACTCTTTGTGTATGCAAAGCTAATTAAAATATTTGATTTTAGCGAACGGTGTGTTCTAAAATTGTTTTTAAAACACTGCTAATTAAAAAGTTCTAATATTTCCGATTGATAATTTCGGAGTACAAAACTGCTTTCCGAAGCGAAAAATCTTTCATGATCAGATTCTTCGGACTGAGCTTCGCTTCGTCCTCCAACGAAAGCTTTTCAACCTCAAGCGTCTTCATTTTTCGTTCCGGCCGACTGTAGGAATGTCTCAAACTTTCACGCATCAACGGCTTATGTTCCATCTTTGCCGGAGCCTCCATTTTCGCTGGCGCTTTCATCTTCTCTTTCTTCGTCGGGGCAGGTGCCCGTTTAACGACTGGCGGCGGCACCAGGTTGTCTTCCTGCCCTCCTGTCATAAACAGGTCTCCTTCGAAAATTTCCTCGAAGACCGATCTCGAAGGGCGTTCATTCTCGTCCATACCGCGCATAGCCTCTTCCCGCTTCTTCTTTTGCTTATTCATGGCTCCAAACACCGACAGCGCAATTGCTATTAGTATAAAAATATAGTCTTCCATGATCTTGTTTTTTCGCGGCAATGAAATAAATTGCCAACTCTTTCGGTTTTGTTTATAAAGGTATAAAAAATGAACGGCATCAAACGATATTTACTGCGAATTACTTTTGCACTGGCGATTGTCACAGCTGTAAGCACTTCTTGCTCCGACAATTTCGAATCGTCGATCCCGTACGTGTATGTCAACCTCTCCATAAACATGGTAAATTATAACGACCTGACCGTACCCGGCAACGCAGTACTATTGAGCGGTGGATACGCCGGAATCATTGTTCTGTACAACGGTGTGCAATACTTTGCATATGACGCTGCGTGTCCATACGAAGCCTCACAAAGCTGCACGATATCGGTTGAAGGCGGAATAGGCACCTGCTCCTGTTGCGGGTCACAATTTAACCTCTGGGATGGTGGTTACGTGATGTCGGGATCTGCCGACGAGCCCTTGCTGCAATACCAGGCAACGGCCTCAGAAAACCGCTTGTACATTACCAACTAACCGAGCTCGTAAACCTGCTCGCTTCCCAAGTCGAATAAAAACACCCGGTCGAATCCGGAGTCAAAATTCAGGTTTTCGAGTTTGTTCTGAAGATTGAAATTGACCTCTGTCTTGATGGTTTCTGCATGAATCAGCAGCCAAATCCGATGAAGTTTCTTGCGCTGATAGAGGTAAAGCTTCTCCTCTTTGGCGGCAATTGTCTCCATAATATTTTCGATTAGTTGGGATGGATTCAACAAGCGCCCTGTTTGGTGGATAAAGTCCTGCCCTTTCAGCCCGGTCAATTCAATTCCGATTGACTTACGGGTATTGAGC harbors:
- a CDS encoding HIT family protein; amino-acid sequence: MASLFTRIVQGEIPAYKVAEDDNYLAFLDIFPVAKGHVLCIPKKEVDYLFDLDDETYIGLQLFAKKVAKGLKQAVPCAKVGVMVLGLEVPHAHVHLVPMQTEADLLNFSDKKKFTPEQFAEIAATIAKNIEL
- a CDS encoding Rieske (2Fe-2S) protein; amino-acid sequence: MNGIKRYLLRITFALAIVTAVSTSCSDNFESSIPYVYVNLSINMVNYNDLTVPGNAVLLSGGYAGIIVLYNGVQYFAYDAACPYEASQSCTISVEGGIGTCSCCGSQFNLWDGGYVMSGSADEPLLQYQATASENRLYITN
- the greA gene encoding transcription elongation factor GreA → MGKATYITQDGLNKLKGELEHLMNVERPAISKQIGEAIEKGDISENAEYDAAKDAQGMLEAKIAVLRDKIANARIIDESKIDTDQVQILNKVTIKNKKNNATMVYTIVSEHEADLKSGKISIETPIAKGLIGKKVGDVVDIKVPSGVVAFEIIDISL
- a CDS encoding outer membrane beta-barrel protein, which produces MKKIIGLAVVLIWALSTQAQGEKIGLRVGYQNTMMKVDGSKIGDTGSSFFLNVYKDARIIPFLFVHSGLQYSQAKADISGDNYTINYLGAPVGLKAKLGPVYGLAGATFNVKLSEKNSPTGDDAKWYDTNTFVGLGFNILMLNIEGRYSWGLTDINSGIHNDAFQIGLGIRF